A genomic stretch from Chitinophaga agri includes:
- a CDS encoding family 16 glycosylhydrolase — protein MSKKTFSTFVSMLLLTAAVTSCTKENKADQSPKLSVEDKTVGAVAAAKSYQLIWSDEFDGTSLNTSKWQYENGNLGVNNEKQFYQTQNVSVSNGNLVITARKETVGGQPYTSGRINTNGGKFSTTYGRIESRIKLPAIQGLWPAFWMLGSSISTGTGWPACGEIDIMEHVNTGNTILGTIHWFNTVYSYYGGNTTTTPTDYHIYAVEWDASAIRWYVDGVQFHEANILNNINGTEEFHKPFFILLNLAVGGNLPGNTINDNALPASMLVDYVRVYRISETTGTAPIGAVITIKGSNGLFVSGENGAQAMTCNRTTAQGWEQFTVVDAGGGKVALRSQSKYVSSENGAQAMTCSRTTIQDWEKFDWIDNGDGTFSLRGSNGAYVSSENGTQAMTCNRTSIQGWEKFTR, from the coding sequence ATGTCAAAGAAAACCTTTTCCACGTTCGTGAGTATGCTGCTACTCACCGCTGCTGTAACTTCCTGCACAAAAGAAAACAAGGCTGATCAGTCGCCGAAACTCTCTGTTGAAGATAAAACCGTTGGCGCGGTAGCGGCGGCGAAGTCTTATCAGCTGATCTGGTCAGATGAATTTGATGGCACGAGCCTGAACACCAGCAAATGGCAATATGAGAATGGCAACCTGGGTGTTAACAATGAAAAACAGTTTTACCAGACCCAGAACGTATCCGTAAGTAATGGCAACCTGGTCATCACGGCACGTAAAGAAACTGTCGGCGGACAGCCATATACCTCCGGCCGTATCAACACCAATGGCGGCAAGTTCTCGACCACCTATGGCAGGATAGAATCCCGTATCAAGCTGCCCGCTATACAGGGCTTATGGCCTGCTTTCTGGATGCTGGGTTCCAGTATCAGCACCGGCACAGGATGGCCTGCCTGTGGTGAAATTGATATTATGGAACATGTGAACACCGGAAACACGATTCTCGGTACAATTCACTGGTTCAACACCGTGTATTCCTATTATGGCGGGAATACTACCACCACGCCGACCGACTACCACATATATGCGGTAGAATGGGATGCGTCAGCCATCCGCTGGTATGTGGACGGTGTACAGTTCCACGAGGCAAATATCCTCAACAACATCAATGGCACCGAAGAATTTCACAAACCGTTCTTTATTCTCCTGAATTTAGCTGTAGGGGGTAACCTGCCGGGTAATACCATTAATGACAATGCCCTGCCGGCATCCATGCTGGTGGATTATGTAAGGGTATATCGCATTAGTGAGACGACGGGCACTGCGCCGATTGGCGCTGTTATCACGATCAAAGGCAGTAATGGCCTGTTTGTAAGTGGTGAGAACGGTGCACAGGCAATGACCTGTAACCGCACGACGGCACAGGGATGGGAACAGTTTACTGTAGTAGATGCAGGCGGCGGAAAAGTAGCCCTGCGTAGCCAGAGCAAATATGTATCCTCCGAAAATGGCGCACAGGCCATGACCTGTAGCCGTACCACTATCCAGGACTGGGAAAAATTTGACTGGATAGATAATGGTGACGGCACCTTCTCCCTCCGTGGCAGTAACGGAGCTTACGTTTCCAGTGAAAACGGAACACAGGCGATGACCTGTAACCGTACCTCCATACAGGGCTGGGAAAAGTTCACCCGCTAG
- a CDS encoding ligand-binding sensor domain-containing protein: MNKLTLLVLSILCTSVTIAQQIIGLPPVINYTRQQYPGGGQTWDLDMDRNGILYFANNEGLMTFNGHSWQILPVPNHTRLRAVKTDTDGRIYIGAQDDFGYYLADADGILRYTSLKPEVRNRKDQFADIWDIVIHDNGVFFRGTNKIFHYDRNTLHVYQAVSEWRLLSHTRQGVFAQDAAQGLLQYRNGKWESVCTEIADKKLLVREVMDGGGDTLLICTLKQGIFKLCGGQLSPFRTSADDIFRDKQIYCAKTWGDKQLLIGTSYGGCYIINRETGHIIQRFTVDEGLQHNSVLKIFTDPARNIWLTLDNGIDLVRYNTAVKQILPDGKRYLTSYTATIFKNELYIGTSDGVFSTLIGTQKDLSFLEGHFRRIEHTQGQVWNLSQIGDHLLMGHHEGAFEISEGEARLVSKMTGCWLFRPLSDHILAGGYTGLQRIHSDGKTLAGAERVRGLFESLRFITVEDDGIVWASHPYRGVFRMHIQEDSLLQFTLFTSKDGLPSDYNNFVFRIRNKTLVATQAGVYEYDAGRKKFTPSPWLYPVLKDIPLQHLAEDAGGNIWFVSDKMPGVIDFHKPVAEHPYSIVYFPELKGQVVSGFEFLYPYNDENIFVGAEKGMYHINYRHYRHARDLPVVLIGQVTAHGKKDSLLFGGYHSPGNHSCKAMPHAYSGFHFEYAAPIYSQGNTIEYSYRLAGFDQGWSDWSPKTEKDYTNLAYGYYTFSVRARDNLGNVSRPAVYAFRILPAWYQTTLARGIYLFAGLALLCGGYICQKKKFIRQRKRYQQKQEQLILRHHIEKEQREKELISLQNEKLTSEVQFKNRELATATMYLLHRGKVLSNIKEELLSAMKKIEPQQGLFKKVLRLFEEAENNEEDWEQFSRHFDEVHNNFLFTLKRRYPELSTTDLKLCAYLRINLTTKEIAQSLGISVRGVETSRYRLRKKLEIPAEVTLYDFLLAVAEKSEKPIQS, encoded by the coding sequence ATGAACAAGCTCACCCTGCTTGTGCTGTCTATCCTGTGCACATCCGTTACTATCGCACAACAAATTATCGGGCTGCCGCCGGTTATTAATTATACACGCCAGCAATATCCAGGTGGCGGACAAACCTGGGACCTGGACATGGACAGGAACGGCATCCTTTATTTCGCAAACAATGAAGGATTGATGACGTTCAATGGTCACTCCTGGCAAATACTCCCCGTGCCTAATCATACCCGCTTACGGGCCGTAAAAACGGATACTGATGGACGCATTTACATAGGCGCCCAGGATGACTTCGGCTATTACCTCGCCGATGCGGATGGAATATTGCGGTATACATCACTGAAGCCAGAGGTCCGGAACCGGAAAGATCAGTTTGCTGATATCTGGGACATTGTCATACATGACAATGGTGTCTTTTTCCGGGGTACCAATAAGATATTCCACTATGACCGGAATACACTCCATGTGTATCAGGCAGTGTCAGAATGGCGACTGTTAAGTCATACCCGGCAGGGCGTATTTGCACAGGATGCAGCCCAGGGGTTGTTACAATACCGGAACGGAAAATGGGAATCTGTTTGCACAGAGATAGCGGACAAAAAGCTACTGGTCAGGGAGGTAATGGATGGTGGTGGGGACACACTGCTGATCTGTACATTAAAACAGGGTATTTTTAAATTATGTGGCGGACAGTTATCTCCCTTCCGGACATCGGCCGACGATATATTCAGGGATAAACAGATCTATTGTGCAAAGACATGGGGGGATAAACAACTGTTGATAGGCACCTCCTATGGCGGCTGTTATATTATCAACCGGGAGACCGGGCATATCATCCAGCGATTTACGGTTGATGAGGGACTACAACATAACAGTGTCCTGAAGATCTTTACTGATCCGGCCAGGAATATCTGGCTGACGCTGGATAATGGTATTGACCTGGTGCGGTATAATACAGCGGTTAAACAAATATTGCCCGATGGCAAACGGTACCTTACGTCTTACACGGCCACGATCTTCAAGAATGAATTGTACATCGGCACATCGGATGGTGTATTCAGTACACTTATCGGCACACAAAAAGACCTGAGTTTCCTGGAAGGTCATTTCCGAAGGATCGAACATACACAGGGGCAGGTGTGGAACCTGAGCCAGATAGGCGATCATTTACTGATGGGGCATCATGAAGGGGCGTTTGAGATCAGTGAGGGAGAGGCGAGGCTGGTATCAAAGATGACTGGTTGCTGGTTATTCAGGCCGTTGTCCGATCATATTCTCGCAGGAGGTTATACCGGTCTGCAACGGATACACAGTGACGGTAAAACACTGGCCGGCGCCGAGCGGGTCAGGGGATTGTTTGAATCGCTGCGTTTTATTACCGTGGAGGATGATGGCATTGTCTGGGCGTCACATCCATACAGAGGGGTTTTCCGCATGCACATACAGGAAGATAGTCTGTTACAGTTCACGTTGTTCACCAGTAAAGACGGACTCCCGTCAGACTACAATAATTTTGTATTCCGTATCCGGAATAAGACACTAGTGGCCACACAGGCGGGGGTATATGAATATGATGCCGGGCGGAAGAAGTTTACGCCCTCTCCCTGGTTATACCCCGTGCTGAAAGACATTCCGCTGCAGCATCTCGCCGAAGACGCAGGTGGCAATATCTGGTTTGTATCAGATAAAATGCCGGGTGTCATAGACTTCCATAAACCAGTGGCGGAACATCCTTACAGCATCGTGTACTTTCCTGAGTTAAAAGGCCAGGTGGTCAGCGGATTTGAATTCCTCTACCCTTACAATGACGAGAATATTTTCGTGGGTGCGGAGAAGGGAATGTATCACATTAATTACCGGCACTATCGTCATGCACGGGACCTGCCGGTGGTGCTGATCGGTCAGGTGACCGCCCACGGTAAAAAAGACAGTCTGCTCTTCGGCGGGTATCATTCCCCGGGAAATCATTCATGTAAAGCAATGCCCCATGCCTATTCCGGTTTTCACTTTGAATATGCCGCTCCGATATACAGTCAGGGTAATACGATCGAATACAGCTACCGGCTGGCCGGATTCGACCAGGGATGGAGTGACTGGTCGCCGAAGACAGAAAAAGACTATACCAACCTTGCTTACGGTTATTATACGTTTTCAGTCCGCGCCAGGGATAACCTCGGTAATGTATCACGACCGGCAGTCTACGCTTTCCGCATCTTACCGGCCTGGTATCAGACCACGCTGGCCAGGGGCATATACCTATTTGCAGGACTGGCATTACTGTGCGGCGGATATATCTGTCAGAAGAAAAAATTCATCCGGCAGCGGAAGCGCTATCAGCAGAAACAGGAGCAACTGATACTACGGCATCATATTGAGAAAGAGCAGCGGGAGAAGGAGCTGATCAGTCTGCAGAATGAAAAACTTACGTCGGAAGTCCAGTTTAAGAACAGGGAACTGGCCACCGCCACGATGTACCTGCTGCACCGGGGAAAGGTATTGTCCAACATCAAGGAGGAGCTGTTATCGGCCATGAAAAAGATCGAGCCACAGCAGGGGCTGTTCAAGAAAGTACTGCGATTATTTGAGGAAGCGGAGAACAATGAAGAAGACTGGGAGCAGTTCTCCAGACACTTTGATGAAGTGCATAACAACTTCCTGTTCACACTCAAGCGCCGGTATCCGGAACTGAGTACGACGGACCTGAAACTATGCGCCTATCTACGGATCAACCTGACCACCAAAGAGATCGCGCAGTCACTGGGCATCTCGGTAAGAGGTGTGGAAACCAGCAGATACAGGTTGCGGAAGAAGCTGGAGATACCTGCGGAAGTGACCTTGTACGACTTTCTGCTCGCGGTGGCTGAAAAATCTGAAAAACCAATACAGTCCTGA
- a CDS encoding carbohydrate-binding protein: MKKNLLLTFQKRFITACFGITMLAASTDRAYSQVPAGFTLKKLTDNSIREATAMAHAADGRIFMAERGGALKVYQNGTVSTVYTAQTVTDAEQGLLGITLHPQFSTNGRCYIFYTNKEMTRHYLDIIFINQANGVDSVRRVMEFDPIINGAHNGGALLFRRGLLYVAIGESNEAIESPKLTTYRGKILRLTEEGQPAPGNPYYDTPGASRQQRSIWARGLRNPWRMSLDPVSERIFVVDVGGDYEEINDVTNPDPNRGYNYGWDQQHKTGYQQDTTTTIPAVYFYDHSDDKGGCAITSGLFFNPPATNYPAQYRNKFFFSDWCRDWYRFVDVTGLTPGSAYTEFSAKNFTRILGTSVGIDGNIYYIAYAGDGSLYRVEYNNNQAPSIVNQPENATVTAGDAVSFSVTASGGTPISFQWQKNGVNINGATAATYSIAQTTQADSGQYRCVVTNPISTVNSNAARLTVLPFNARPVPKILTPASTLTWNVGTVVNFSASATDAEDGTLPDSAYSWEARFYHKDSPTSEHWHPGPTLPKGVKSGSFTADNLGESSPNIWFRLMLTVKDSKGRTGVDSVDVYPNKVTVSAVANITGINLVLGARGVTPLTKTMVVNSLTTLQAVTPQLLGDTTYDFVSWAHGGDALQSIRVPAKDTVFRATYKAGASRQTPFPDASTPATIPGKIEIENFDSGGEGIAYHDESTANQGNQYRTNEGVDLENCSEGGYNIGYVVNGEWLEYSANVTITGKYTISVRVANPGAAKSFHIEMDGTDITGTVTVPTTGGFQAWQTVSATTTQALPAGVHVFRIVLEANDFNVNYFTFDLAIGNAPTVSLTAPLNGETFVSNGDILLKANAADSDGTIRKVEFFQGATKLGEDTTSPYQFLWTGVAAGAYNITAKATDNTQMTATSSPVAINVSAAPVEKNIPGRIEAEDFDAMFGIQTEGCGDTGGGENIGWVDTGDWMDYFVNVTAAGTYNVSFRVASAPGGGQIQLQSGNNVLTTADVAATGGWQAWTTVTRTITLAAGKQTLRVYASHADFNLNWIEFSADQQAARSAAVVQEPSIRMYPNPVVNLLTVGNVKGDGLFTITNVATSQTIIIKATNGILDVSNLPAGVYVLKFSNNGKPVTKKFVKI, from the coding sequence ATGAAGAAAAACCTGCTGCTTACATTCCAGAAGCGGTTTATTACAGCCTGTTTTGGAATAACCATGCTCGCAGCGAGCACAGATCGTGCTTACAGCCAGGTGCCTGCTGGCTTTACACTGAAGAAACTAACAGATAACTCTATCCGGGAAGCCACAGCCATGGCGCATGCTGCAGATGGCAGGATCTTTATGGCAGAACGCGGAGGCGCACTGAAAGTGTATCAGAACGGGACTGTATCTACCGTGTATACGGCACAAACAGTCACCGACGCCGAACAGGGGTTACTGGGTATTACCCTGCACCCTCAATTCTCCACCAATGGACGTTGTTACATTTTCTACACCAATAAGGAAATGACACGTCACTACCTGGACATTATCTTTATTAATCAGGCTAACGGTGTCGATTCTGTCAGAAGAGTGATGGAATTCGATCCGATCATCAATGGAGCGCACAACGGTGGCGCCCTTTTATTCCGCAGAGGATTATTGTATGTGGCTATCGGAGAAAGTAACGAGGCCATCGAATCACCCAAACTAACTACTTATCGCGGTAAGATCCTGCGTTTGACAGAAGAAGGTCAGCCAGCGCCGGGTAATCCTTACTATGACACACCAGGCGCCAGCCGCCAGCAGAGAAGCATCTGGGCACGCGGTCTGAGAAATCCGTGGAGGATGTCATTAGATCCGGTATCAGAAAGGATCTTCGTAGTGGACGTTGGAGGTGACTATGAAGAGATCAATGATGTCACCAATCCTGATCCAAACAGAGGGTACAACTATGGTTGGGATCAGCAACACAAAACTGGTTATCAGCAGGATACTACGACCACCATTCCGGCAGTCTACTTCTACGATCACAGTGATGACAAAGGAGGTTGTGCGATTACATCCGGACTGTTTTTCAATCCACCTGCCACCAACTACCCGGCACAGTACAGGAACAAGTTCTTCTTCTCCGACTGGTGCCGTGACTGGTACCGCTTTGTGGATGTGACGGGTCTGACGCCCGGTTCAGCCTATACCGAGTTCTCTGCGAAGAACTTCACCAGGATACTGGGCACCAGTGTAGGCATCGACGGTAACATCTACTACATTGCCTATGCAGGTGATGGTAGTCTGTACAGAGTGGAATACAACAACAACCAGGCTCCCTCTATTGTGAACCAGCCTGAAAATGCGACAGTGACCGCGGGTGATGCAGTATCATTCTCTGTAACAGCATCCGGAGGCACACCTATCTCCTTCCAATGGCAGAAGAATGGGGTTAACATCAATGGTGCAACAGCAGCTACCTATAGCATTGCACAAACCACGCAGGCAGATTCAGGTCAGTACCGTTGTGTGGTGACGAATCCGATCAGTACGGTGAATAGTAATGCGGCCAGACTGACCGTATTACCATTCAATGCGAGACCAGTGCCAAAGATCCTGACACCAGCCAGCACGCTGACATGGAATGTCGGCACAGTGGTGAACTTCTCTGCAAGTGCAACAGATGCAGAAGATGGAACATTGCCAGACTCCGCTTATTCATGGGAAGCACGTTTTTATCATAAGGACAGTCCGACCAGTGAACACTGGCATCCGGGTCCGACCCTGCCGAAAGGCGTAAAGTCAGGCAGCTTCACCGCAGATAACCTGGGAGAGTCCTCTCCTAACATCTGGTTCAGACTGATGCTGACAGTAAAAGATTCTAAAGGACGTACGGGCGTTGACTCGGTTGACGTCTATCCCAATAAGGTGACGGTATCCGCAGTAGCAAATATCACCGGTATCAACCTGGTGTTAGGTGCAAGAGGTGTAACTCCACTTACAAAAACAATGGTGGTGAACTCACTGACCACCCTGCAGGCCGTAACCCCACAGTTACTCGGTGACACTACTTACGACTTTGTATCATGGGCACACGGCGGAGACGCATTACAGTCTATCCGTGTACCAGCGAAAGATACCGTGTTCCGTGCCACTTACAAAGCAGGCGCTTCCCGTCAGACGCCTTTCCCGGATGCCAGCACACCAGCGACCATCCCGGGTAAGATCGAGATTGAAAACTTCGACTCAGGCGGAGAAGGCATTGCCTACCATGATGAAAGCACCGCTAACCAGGGTAATCAATACCGTACAAATGAAGGCGTAGACCTTGAAAACTGCTCAGAAGGCGGTTATAATATCGGTTATGTCGTAAACGGAGAATGGTTGGAGTATAGCGCAAATGTTACCATCACCGGTAAATACACTATCTCTGTACGCGTAGCGAATCCGGGAGCTGCAAAAAGCTTCCATATAGAAATGGATGGTACGGACATCACCGGTACTGTAACAGTTCCTACAACCGGCGGATTCCAGGCATGGCAGACCGTTTCAGCTACGACCACACAGGCACTGCCAGCAGGCGTACATGTGTTCCGCATCGTACTGGAAGCGAATGACTTCAACGTCAACTATTTCACTTTCGATCTTGCCATTGGCAATGCACCAACGGTGAGCCTTACAGCTCCGCTGAACGGGGAGACTTTCGTCAGCAACGGCGATATCCTGCTGAAAGCAAATGCTGCAGACTCAGACGGTACTATCAGGAAAGTAGAGTTCTTCCAGGGTGCGACAAAACTCGGAGAAGACACAACCAGCCCTTACCAGTTCCTCTGGACAGGTGTAGCTGCAGGTGCCTACAACATCACTGCAAAAGCAACTGACAACACACAGATGACAGCGACCTCCTCTCCTGTTGCTATCAATGTATCAGCTGCTCCGGTTGAGAAAAATATCCCGGGCCGTATCGAAGCAGAAGACTTCGATGCTATGTTCGGTATACAGACAGAAGGTTGCGGAGACACTGGCGGTGGAGAGAACATCGGATGGGTGGACACTGGTGACTGGATGGATTATTTTGTTAACGTAACAGCTGCAGGTACCTACAACGTGTCCTTCCGTGTGGCCAGCGCTCCAGGCGGAGGTCAGATACAGCTGCAATCAGGCAATAACGTCCTGACCACTGCTGACGTAGCCGCTACAGGCGGATGGCAGGCCTGGACGACTGTCACCAGGACTATAACACTTGCCGCCGGCAAACAAACCCTACGCGTATATGCGTCTCATGCAGACTTCAACCTGAACTGGATTGAATTCTCTGCTGACCAGCAGGCCGCCAGATCTGCCGCTGTAGTACAGGAGCCGAGCATCAGGATGTACCCGAACCCTGTAGTGAATCTGCTGACGGTAGGTAATGTAAAGGGCGATGGCTTGTTTACCATCACGAACGTTGCTACCTCACAGACGATCATCATCAAGGCGACCAATGGCATACTTGATGTGAGCAATCTTCCTGCAGGTGTGTATGTGCTGAAGTTCAGCAACAATGGAAAACCAGTAACAAAAAAATTCGTGAAGATATAG
- a CDS encoding Ig-like domain-containing protein: MKKPVYPTIRVQQRLWLMTMVCLSLLPSITSAQRQLVWEENFSTATLNPLTWTYETGDGCAKGNCGWGNAEMEYYTNRTENVRIENGHLVIEARREDMGGKPFTSGRIKTAGRVTFRYGALEARIKVPKVGNGLWPAFWMLGATGGTWPHNGEVDILEMGFAGAIAAGRPNNTVSAATHWWTENPGGYTGHATYAKDTVTTGVDLSDDYHLYKLEWDTQYLTIFLDNSPYYRIAINGGNGFEAFHQPFYILLNLAVGGNYPGIHSVAGVTAPLPGRMEVDYIRLYQDARQGEELILATNNAPEGNYGIFTDNTTVSDRVTFGQGADLYLWNNITNITTPTPVPFEGSNVWAFHANAGAWYGLGVANDVKNMSNYAGGSLKFHMKTTSTAVFKVGIAADGAEGWINFNGSNEHGLVRDGQWHEVTIPVSEFGALDLMQVTQLFMFSGDAPAAAADFYFDNIYYTGGVSANPAPTVAITNIAHEAVYTTPASIAINTNASDPNGSISKVDFYNGAYYLGTTTTSPFNYTWQNPAPGIYQLIAKATDNQNKTSTSKPVTVLVSAPGNTPPQISITSPTASTPYRKPAKVIINTNVTDNGMIYKVEYFNGSTLLGTLTKAPYTFTWENVPQGTYTITAKATDNGKLSTTSAPVTISVQDNKILSNKWGIYSEDISITDKVTYGLDANLYIWNNLSTISGAAPYEGSQVIGVTAAAGSWFGLGVAHDVRDLSHFSNGFLKFHFKTAYQGQFRFSIISQNGEQVINFAAGEQKLGLIRDGQWHEVTIPVSSLTGVNLTTMTQAFTMSGDAPATAASFYIDNIYYVTPDTAVVQTNLALNKPTVTTSYENIAFEGKYAVDGNINTRWSSTFSDPQSIRVDLGADYNLNRVKITWETAAAKDYLIQVSTDSVNWTPLYTVTNNSTLVNDFTGLSGHGRYLRIYGTARTTVYGYSIFELEAYGSLRTNTLLSSSTAVTQPVLPVWSAQVYPNPVVSDRVQVRSTEAIRQARVIDLNGRTRSTQHLSQEGKMASTYSVDVSRLPAGIYFIQLVNKKQETLLLKFVKQ; this comes from the coding sequence ATGAAAAAACCGGTTTACCCAACGATCCGGGTGCAACAGCGGCTTTGGCTGATGACCATGGTCTGTTTGTCACTCTTACCATCTATTACATCTGCCCAGCGACAGCTTGTCTGGGAGGAAAACTTCAGCACAGCCACCTTAAATCCGCTGACCTGGACCTATGAGACAGGCGATGGATGTGCCAAGGGGAACTGTGGCTGGGGCAATGCGGAAATGGAATACTACACAAACCGCACGGAAAATGTCCGTATTGAGAACGGGCATCTGGTGATTGAAGCCAGACGGGAGGACATGGGCGGTAAGCCATTTACTTCCGGCCGTATCAAGACTGCCGGCAGGGTTACCTTCCGGTATGGGGCACTGGAAGCCCGTATTAAAGTCCCTAAGGTCGGCAATGGCCTCTGGCCGGCATTCTGGATGCTAGGAGCAACAGGAGGCACCTGGCCGCATAATGGCGAGGTAGACATCCTGGAAATGGGATTTGCAGGCGCAATCGCTGCCGGAAGACCGAACAACACCGTCAGTGCAGCTACACACTGGTGGACGGAAAACCCGGGCGGTTATACGGGGCATGCCACCTATGCAAAAGATACCGTTACGACAGGCGTTGACCTGAGTGACGACTATCATTTATACAAGCTGGAATGGGATACCCAGTACCTGACCATTTTCCTGGACAACAGTCCCTATTACAGAATTGCAATTAACGGCGGGAATGGATTTGAAGCCTTTCACCAACCATTTTATATACTGCTGAACCTTGCAGTAGGCGGTAACTATCCGGGCATTCATTCCGTAGCAGGAGTTACGGCACCCCTACCCGGACGGATGGAAGTAGATTATATCAGACTCTATCAGGACGCACGACAGGGAGAAGAGCTGATACTGGCCACTAACAATGCCCCGGAAGGCAATTATGGCATTTTCACCGATAATACGACAGTGAGTGACAGGGTGACCTTCGGACAGGGGGCGGATCTCTACCTCTGGAATAACATTACCAACATCACTACGCCAACACCGGTACCATTTGAAGGCAGCAATGTATGGGCTTTTCACGCTAACGCAGGTGCCTGGTATGGACTGGGTGTTGCAAATGATGTAAAGAATATGAGCAACTACGCAGGCGGTAGCCTGAAGTTCCATATGAAAACGACATCTACTGCTGTATTTAAAGTGGGAATTGCCGCTGATGGCGCAGAAGGCTGGATCAACTTCAATGGCAGCAATGAGCATGGACTGGTCCGGGATGGACAATGGCATGAAGTCACCATACCGGTCAGTGAGTTCGGCGCACTGGACCTGATGCAGGTCACACAACTATTTATGTTTTCCGGGGATGCACCGGCAGCTGCGGCTGATTTCTATTTTGATAACATCTATTATACAGGTGGTGTGTCTGCGAATCCGGCACCGACAGTAGCGATCACCAATATTGCGCATGAGGCGGTATATACAACGCCGGCATCCATCGCTATTAACACGAATGCCAGTGATCCGAACGGCAGCATCAGTAAAGTAGATTTTTATAATGGCGCCTACTACCTGGGTACTACAACGACTTCACCCTTCAACTACACCTGGCAGAATCCGGCGCCAGGTATCTATCAGCTGATCGCAAAAGCAACCGACAATCAGAACAAAACGAGTACCTCCAAACCGGTGACCGTACTGGTATCGGCGCCAGGTAATACCCCGCCACAGATCAGCATCACCTCTCCGACTGCCAGCACCCCCTACCGTAAGCCGGCGAAGGTGATCATCAACACCAATGTTACTGACAATGGTATGATCTACAAAGTGGAATACTTCAATGGCAGCACACTGTTAGGTACGCTCACGAAAGCACCCTATACATTTACCTGGGAGAATGTACCGCAGGGAACGTATACCATTACGGCAAAAGCGACTGACAATGGTAAGCTGAGTACAACATCGGCACCGGTGACCATCTCGGTACAGGACAATAAGATCCTGTCTAATAAATGGGGTATCTATAGTGAAGATATATCGATCACAGATAAAGTCACCTACGGATTGGATGCGAACCTGTATATATGGAATAACCTGTCCACCATCAGTGGGGCGGCTCCTTACGAGGGGTCACAGGTGATAGGCGTCACCGCTGCTGCCGGCAGCTGGTTTGGACTGGGAGTCGCACATGACGTGCGTGACCTGAGTCATTTCAGTAATGGCTTCCTGAAGTTCCACTTTAAGACAGCTTACCAGGGACAGTTCCGCTTCAGCATTATTTCACAGAACGGTGAGCAGGTGATCAACTTTGCCGCGGGTGAACAGAAACTAGGCCTCATCAGAGATGGGCAATGGCATGAGGTGACGATACCGGTCAGTTCGCTGACAGGTGTCAATCTGACGACGATGACGCAGGCCTTTACAATGTCAGGAGATGCGCCGGCAACAGCGGCCAGTTTCTACATTGACAACATCTATTATGTCACACCGGATACGGCGGTCGTACAGACGAATCTGGCGCTGAACAAACCGACTGTTACCACCTCTTACGAGAATATTGCATTTGAAGGAAAGTATGCGGTGGATGGAAACATCAATACACGCTGGTCAAGTACGTTCAGTGATCCGCAGTCTATCAGGGTTGATCTCGGAGCAGACTACAACCTGAACCGGGTAAAGATCACGTGGGAAACAGCAGCCGCAAAAGATTATTTGATACAGGTATCTACTGATTCGGTAAACTGGACACCATTATATACTGTGACGAACAACAGTACACTGGTGAATGACTTTACGGGTTTATCAGGCCATGGACGCTACCTGCGTATTTATGGAACGGCAAGGACTACGGTGTACGGTTATTCCATCTTTGAGTTGGAAGCATATGGCAGTTTACGGACGAACACTTTGCTCAGCAGTTCAACAGCCGTTACACAACCAGTATTACCCGTATGGAGTGCGCAGGTATATCCTAATCCGGTGGTCAGCGACAGGGTGCAGGTACGTAGTACGGAAGCGATCAGGCAGGCAAGGGTGATTGACCTGAACGGGCGCACCCGGTCAACACAGCATCTGTCTCAGGAAGGAAAGATGGCGTCAACCTACAGTGTGGATGTAAGTCGTTTACCAGCAGGGATTTATTTTATCCAGCTGGTGAATAAAAAACAGGAAACACTGTTATTGAAGTTTGTTAAGCAGTAA